CTATTAAATTTATTGTTAGGGGAATTAGGGCTTTTAATGATTTTGATATAGAGTTTGAAAGATATCTTGTTAATAATAAGTTAAATTTTAAAATTGATACTATATTTTTACCAAGTAGTGCAGAACATTTATATGTAAGGTCAGATTTTGTAAAGGAATTAATGAGTAAAAAGGATGTTGATCTTTCTAATTTTGTTCCAGAATTAGTGTTTAATAGATTAAAATCTAAGTTTATTGACAAATGACTTGGTTAATATATATATTATTAAGATAATTTAATGTAGTTTAAAAGTAGTTAGGAGAAAATAATGGCTGTTCCAAAATTTAAGCCTTCAAAATCTAGGAGTAGAACAAGGCGTAGTATAAATATGAGGAAGAAAGTTCCGCAATTTCAAGAATGTTCTAATTGTGGTAATCTTGGAGTGAGACATAGGATTTGTTTAAAGTGTGGGTATTATAGGAATAACCAATATCTAGAAATAGGTTTGTAGCTTGTAGTAAGGAAGGTGTATTCATGGATAATGATGAAATTTTTAGCAAGGTTAGGTCTATTATATCTGAGCAACTTGATAAAAAAGAAGATGAAATTACTATAGACTCTAGATTTGTTGAGGATCTTAATGCAGATAGTCTAGATATTTATGAGCTTTTGTATTTGCTTGAAGAGGCCTTTGATGACAAGATTCCAGAGAACGAAGCCAATGAATTTGAGACGGTAGGCGATGTTGTTAATTTTATTAAAAAGAGAAAAGGTTGATGAAAAAAAATTCTTCCGATTTTTGTTTTGGCAGTGAAAGAAGGGCTCAATTAAGTGAATTTTTGGAAAATTTGAGCATTGATTTTAGTAATTTTGATTTATTAAATACAGCATTGAGCCACTCGTCGTATTCTAATGAGTTGGATCAAAAATCTAGCAATAATGAAAGATTAGAATTTTTGGGCGACTCTGTGCTTAATTTGATTATTACAGATCATCTTTATAAAACTTATCCAAATAAAAGTGAAGGAGAGCTCAGCAAGGCTAGATCTTATATTGTCAGTGAAGATTCCCTATCTAATATTGCTAGGGAGATTAATCTTGGTTCTTATGTTTTACTTGGCAGAGGAGAGGAGAGTAATGATGGCCGCAACAAAAAAGGCATTCTTGCAGATGCTATTGAAGCTTTTGTAGGCGCTATTTATCTTGATAGTGGGTTTTCAAAGGCAACAGAATTTGTGGTTGGACTTTTTGACATGTCTATAAGATTGATGTTTAATAGGGGTGATTTTAAAGATTATAAGAGCTTGTTGCAAGAATATGTTCAAAAGAAATATAAAATCTCACCAAGCTATAAGCTAGACAAGGAAATAGGTCCAGATCATGATAAAGTTTTTTGCGTTGAACTTTATGTTGGGGAAAATTTTATATCAAACGGAAGGGGTAAATCTAAAAAAGAAGCCGAAATGAGAGCTGCTGAAATAGCTTTAAAAACTATGGAAAATATTAGCCTTTAAGGTTGTAATTTTTTTTATAAGATAATTTTTAGTATTAAGCTTGGGATTTTCAATTACACAGCTTAGTAGTATGTTTAAAATTTTACCTATATTTTTATTTTCTATTTGTTCTAGATTTTGAATATCTTTTCCGTTTATTTTTAAATCTTTTAAAGAGAGAGGATTTTTTAGTAATTTTTTCCTTTTTATGTTTTTTATTATAAATAAATATTTTTTCTTTTTTCCTTTGAGTGCCTTGTATATATCAATTATTTCTTTATAATGTTCTCTTGTGCTCTTGCTAAGCAAGTGTCTAATATCACTTAATTTTTTTACATTAAAAATATTATTGTTATCAATTATACTTCTATAAAATAAAATTAGCTTAATTTCTTTATTTGAGAATTTAAGTAAGGTTAATTTTTCCTTTAGTTCTTTTACGGGTTTTTTAATTGTCAATATTGTGATTGCCTTTAGATAAAATTTGTCTTTATCAAGCAGGACAATTTTTTTGATTAATTTTGTTTTTATTTCTAGATTGAAAAAATTCTTAAAAAAATCAACTTTTTTAAGATAATAAATTCCTTTTTGTATATTTGCGCCCTCTAACAATTTATGAAATTCATTTTTTATTCTTTCTTTTGAAATCATTAAAATATTTTCTTTTTTATATTTCATTGAAATTAAAGTATTTTTTTCAATGTCAAAATTAAGTGTGGATGAAAATCTTGCTGCTCTAAGTATTCTAAGGGCATCTTCTTCAAGTCTTTTATTTGGATTTCCTATACATCTTATTGTTTTCTTATTAAGGTCTTTTTTCCCATCATAGCAATCTATTATGTTGAAGTTGAAAATATTCATTGCAATTGCATTAATTGTAAAATCCCTTCTTTCAAGATCTTTAATTAAATTTTTAGTATATTCTACTTGTTTAGGAGCTCTGTTATTTTCATATTCTTTTTCTATTCTGTATGTTGTGATTTCAAAGATTTTTTTATTAAAAATAATGCCAATTGTTCCATGTTTTATTCCTGTTTTAATGTTATTTGGAAATAATTTTATTATTTCTTCAGGAGTTGCATTTGTTGCAAAATCAAAATCGTAGGGTTGTTTATTAAGTAGTAGGTCTCTTAAAGCGCCCCCAACTAAATAAAATTCGTAGTTGTTTTTTTTAAATATTTTACCAATTTTAATTATATTTTGATTATCTTTGCCTAGATTCATATAAAATTATATTATAGTGTAAATAATTTTTTTCTAAAATTGATTTACAATTTTAATTTATTTGAAGTATGTTATAAGTAGTACTTTATTTTTAAATGGTTTTATTGGGGTTTTATGAGTGGTAATAACAATAGTGTATATAATTCCATAGGTCAACTTTCAAAAGAGACTAAAAATAGGTTGATGAATGATATAAAAAAAAGCTTAGGTTTAAATTCTTCCGAGTTTGTTTTACCCAATAGTAGCAATGAGCCTTATGTTGATTCTCAGCTTGAAAAATTTCTTTCAGGGCGTTTAATGGAAGAATCATTTTTTATTAGAATGTGGTTAACTATTTTAAATTTTTTTCAGAAAGATAAAAGCAAAGAAGATATTTATAAAACTTATGTTATAAAAAACCTAGAAAATCAAATTAATGAAATGTATAAAAATCCAGTAATAGATTTTAAGAAGGAATGTTTGCATGTTGGTTTTGTAGAAATGTTTTTTGGTGTTTATCGATATTCAATGGAGTTGAAAGAATTTTTTAGGAAATTAGAAAAAGGCGGCATTGTTGTTGAGCAAACTATTTTAGAAATTATTCAAAGTAAAGTTCTTAATTCTAAGAAAAATTTGGAAGATTTTTTAGATGAAGGCAAATATGAGCTCTTTTTGAAAAGAGAAAAAACTCAAAACGATTTAGAAGAATCTCTTAAGGTCAAAATAAATGACTATATTAATTCTATTCCATCTAATACTTATAGAATTGTTTCTGATATGTTTGAGTTTTATTATGTTTTTAATAGTTTGGCGTTTTTTCCTTACAAATCTTTTTTTTCATTTTTCAATGTAGATCTTTTAGATAATGCTGAAAATATTAGCATTGTTGACCTTGAGGTTGGATTTGGAACCAGCTTTTCAAGTGTTAGTAAGTATTTAAATTATTTTTTTGATATTTTGTATACATTAAAAGATATTGAGATAGATGAAGATATTGTTAAAAGCATTATATCAAATTATTTTTTAATATCTGATGATATTAGTAATTCAGAGACAATTTCAAGAGAAGATCATATGTCTAGAGTAGAATATGTATTGAAAAATGTTTTATCGATTTTATCTAAGATCGTTGGCTTGTCAAGAACTTTGCCTTATTTAGATGTTTTTAGAGTATATTGCAAAAATCCTGTTGCATCTCCTAAAAAATATGTACCTTTTTTTGATGTGAAAAATTTTTATGAGAACATTTTATTTTTAAATGTTATGGGTCAGGCTATTAAAAAGCGTGATAGCTCTTTAAAAGTTCTTGTAATTAAAGAAATAAAAAGCCTTGTTAGAGATCCTAGTGTAATTTTAAATTTAAAGGGCGAGATTTTTAATGAATTAAATCTTAGTCATTATAGTTTTAAAAAGTTGTATTTTCTTAATGATTTTTTTAAAAACATATATGATGTTAGAATGATGGAAGTTTTAAGAACTATAAATAATGTCGTATTAATTAATAATCATGATTTGAGAAATATATATGTTGATATTGAAAATAATATTGCTGCTTTAAAAAAAGAAATTTATAATATTTACTTTGAGATTGATTATAAAAATGAAGAGTTTGAAAGGTATAAAAGAGAGAGTAAAATTGATGATCCTTATAAAGAAAGGATTTTGAAGTGGTGTTTGAATGAATCGGTTTCTATTGATAAGGTTTCAAATAGATTTGTAGATTATTTTATTGAGCTTAAAAAGAGATGTTTAGCTCTGTTGGAAAATCATAATGTTTTTATTCGAAAATCTTTAACAGTTTCTTACAAATCAATGGTAAATGAAGATAAAAAAATTACATTAGCTGATGTTATTGGCAATCTTTTAGAAATTATTAATCAAACACTTTTTATAGTCAGAAATTTATAAATTTCATGAAGGCTTTTAAAGTAAAAAATCTAAGACGTTTTTCAAATTTTATTAGAATCTTGGTTATTGTATTGTTTTTAAATTCTTTATTGAGTTTATTTGTGTTTTTGGCTGGTTCTTACAATATGTTCGTTTATAATTTTCAGAAATTTTATCTTGATCTTACTATTATTTTAAGTTCTGTTTCTTTTGGGCTTGAATCTACTAGGTTAATATTTTTTTATTTATTGAGAAATAAAAAAATTAATTATTATTTAATTTTAATTTTTAGTTTTATGATTTTTTTTTGTGCTCTTGTTTTTAAAATTTTTCTTTCTGGCAACAAATAGGTTGATAGAAATATTGCATTAATTATTTGTAATTATTCTATTGACTAATGAATTTTATTTTTATAAACTAACTATTAGTTTATTATTTGCCGACTTAGCTCAGCTGGCCAGAGCAGCGGTCTTGTAAACCGCAGGTCGTCGGTTCGACTCCGACAGTCGGCTTTTAGGGGCGGTACCGAAGTGGTTAACCGGGGCAGACTGTAAATCTGTTGGCTTTGCCTACGTGGGTTCGAATCCCACCCTCCCCAATTTAGTAGAATTGTAAGTGTTGGCCTTTTTATAATTTTGATTGTGATCTTTTAAATGTGTTATATCGTTTCATTTTGCTTCTTATGCTTTTGTCTATTTAGAAAAGTTCTTATATTGGTTATAAAATATTATGCTAGCTATCAATTAAAAATTTTAATTGATAGCTAAAGTGTAATTAGCAAAGACCTTTGTTTAGCTAGGAGATTTTTGTGCTTATTAAAATTGGTAAAGCATTTATTTTTTTCTTCTTTTTAGGATCTGTTTTGTCTATTTTTATATATTTTTTAAATTTATCTTCTTTGGCAAATGGCTTGGCTTATGAATTTAATGTTGAGAAAGGTTGGGGAGTTAAAAAAATAGCTAAAGAATTGAAAAAACGAAAATTAATTAAATCCGAACTGCTTCTTGTTTTTATTTCATATATTTTTGGTAGTGACAAACAATTTAAAGAGGGAAGATATTTAATTAATGGTGATTTTTCTACATTTGAAATATATAAAGAGTTTTTAAAGGGATCTTCTAATGTAAATATTGATGTTACAATACCCGAAGGATATACTAGCAGAAGAATTGCTTTTAAGCTTAAGGAATTTTCTGTTATTGATGATGTTCAAGATTTTATTTTTTTAATCAACAAAAAATCATTTATTTATGAGCTTGGCCTTGATTACGACTCTCTTGAAGGATTTTTATTCCCAGATACTTATAAATTTTATAAAGGTATAGAAATAAAGAATGTGGTTCGTATGTTTGTTGATAATTTTTTAAACAAGCTTAAATCTATAGGTGTTGTTCTTAGTGATTATTCAAGTAAAGAGCTTTACAATAGGGTAATAATAGCATCTATTGTTGAACGTGAGTATAGGGTTAAAAGTGAGGCCTCAATAATGTCTTCGGTTTTTTATAATAGAATAAAATCTGGTATGGCATTACAATCTTGTGCTACTATTGAATATGTTATTACAGAGGAGCTAGGACGAAGCCATCCTAAGAGAATTTATTTTTCAGATTTAGAGATAAATTCTCCTTATAACACATATATTAATAAAGGATATCCTCCTACTCCAATTTCAAATGCCGGTATTATTTCCCTGCAAGCAGCTTTTTTCCCAAAAAATACGCAATATTTATTTTTTGTGGTAAAAGACTCTAAGTTAGGCACACATCAATTTTCGTCAGATTATTCTTCACATCTTTTAGGGGCAAAAGATTATATTAAAAATTTTATTACTAAGGATTAAGAAGTATGAATTACTTACAAACGGCAGCTTCAATTAAAAGTAAATTTGATATTGTAGCTATTGTAGAGCATTATATTAAGCTTGTTAAATCGGGATCTACTTACAAAGGTCTTTGTCCTTTTCATGCTGAGAGAACTCCCTCTTTTTTTGTAAATCCTTTGCAAGGATATTTTTATTGTTTTGGATGCAAAAAGAGTGGGGATGTTATTGGATTTTTAATGGATATGGAAAAAATCAATTACAATGATGCTCTTAAGATTTTATGTGAAAAATCTGGTATTTGTTATGATGATTTAAAAATAAGTAGAGAAAGTGAAAAAAAAAATGAAAATAAAGATATAGTTTCAAGAATTTACTTTTTGAATTCTAGATTAATTAATACCATTAAATTTTTTTTGAATAAAAACAAAAAAGCTTTAGATTATGTTTTAAAGAGTAGAGCAATATCTAAGGAAGTCGTTGATTTATTTGAACTTGGTTATTTGCCATTTAGTGTTAAAAATGGTTTAGAGCTTTATGATTTTTTAGTTTCAAAAGGATACTCTTTTGAAATACTTAGAAAAAGTGGCTTATTTTCAAAAACAAACCCCAAAGCTTCTATTTTATCTCAAAGATTAATTTTTCCAATTAAAGATTTTAAAGGAAATGTTGTTGGTTTTGGGGGTCGAGATTTAGATGGGAGAGGTTCTAAGTATATTAATTTAAGTGAAACTGAAGTTTTTAAAAAAAAGGAGCTTCTTTATGGATTTTATGAGGGGTTTGATGAGATTAAATCTGCAAAATCAGTTATATTGGTAGAAGGATATATAGATGTTCTTGCTTTTTTTACATCTGGGATTAAGAGAGCTGTATCTACTCTTGGCACTGCTTTTTCAAAAGAACATCTGGCTTTGATTCAAAGATATGCTGATGAGATAATATTTTCTTTTGACGGGGATGATGCTGGACTTTCTGCAACTTTAAAAGCTTATCAAATTTGTTTGCCATTTAATATCAATGTTAGTGTTGTTAGAATGGATTTTGGTCGTGATCCTGCGGATGTTCTTAAAAGTGAGGGTGTAGGCTCTTTGCAAAAAATTTTAAATAATAGATGTGATGCTTTTGAATATCTTTTAGATGCTTATTTTAGCAAATATGATTTAAATAAAACTGTAGATTTGAATGCCATGATTAATTTATTTTTAAATTTGATAAATTTATCAAAAGTGGATACTCAGAAAAAAATTTTTTTAGATAAGCTAAGCAATAAACTTGGTATTGGTGTGACAACTTTATTAAAAGATTATTATAGAATAAAAGAAAGATTTGTAGTTGACAATAGTAAAAGAAATTTGTATGCTCATAATGATGATTCTTATGAGAGGTATCTAATAGTAGCTTTGTTGAAAAATTTTAGTTATTTTAGTATAGTAAGGCGCAATATTATTGATAGTGATTTAATTAATATCGATGCCAGAAAAATTTTTATGTGCTTTGAGAATTTATTTGAAAATAATAAAGATTTTTCATTAATGGATTTAAAAAAAAAATTAAAGGATACCTATAAAGTTAGTGAATTTTTTTTTGAAGAAATTTTAAATTCTGAATTTGAAGTGGATAATGAGATGCTCGTTCATATTTTACTTGCAATCAAGAGAAGAAAATTGGATTCTCGTGTTTTGCTTTGCAAAAAAAGATGTGATGGGGACTCTTTGGTAGATGCTAGGATTCAAATAAATGAGTTAATGTTTTTAAATATGCAGAGAAAAAATTTAAAAATCTACATAAACGATATTCCAGGGAGTTAGGTTTTGTCGGATTTTGAAAAGAAATATTCGAAGCTGGTAGAGGGTATTATTACTCATTTGGGAGATAAAAAATCTCTTAGTTTTGGTGAATTATCAAATTTGCTTCCCGATGACATATTAGAACCAGAGATTCTTGATTGTATTTGCTCGATGCTTGAGGATAGGGGAATAAGATTGGTTAATAAAATTTCTGAATTAGATCTGGTTGGCAGCGAAGATGGAAATGATGAAGAGGAAGAGGTTGAAATTGAATCTGATAGAAATTTTATGATTTTAGATGATGGTTTTCAAAGCGATGAAGAAGATATTGATATTGATGTTAAGCTGGATGATTGTGATGAAGAAGATATTTCTGTTAAAGATGATTTAGGTTCAGGGTATATTAAAAGCAATGTTTTGAAAGATAGTCACTCAGAAGATCCAATTAAGCTTTATTTAAAGGAAATAGGAAAAGAATTTTTATTAACAGGAAATCAAGAAGTTGAACTTGCAAAGCAAATGGATTCTGGGGAGAGTATAATTGAGAATATTCTTAAGAATGAAGGGCTTGTTATAGAAAATTATTATAATCTTGTAAATACTATTTACTCAAGAATGGAAAGGGAAGAGTTTTTTAAAAGAGAAAAAGATAAGGACAAAGAGAGTAGCCCAGATTATTATAATAAAAAAAAAAGAATTGCCTCTTTTTATAAAATTCCTTTAAAGCCAATTCAAGATCGTTTAATAAGTTATGTAGATAATAAGCATAGGGTATATGAGCTTGGGGGGGATATTTTTGAAAAGAATTTAAAAAATGAAAGATTAGCTCTAAAAGAGCTTTTAAGAGACATCCCTTTGTATCAAGATGAACTAAGGATTTTTTCAGATGATTATATTGATTCTGCTAACAAAATAAAGGATTTGCAAAGACAGCAAAGAATAATTCTAAGCAGGTTAAAAATTGAAAAAATAAGAGACTTGAGGGTGCTTGGAAGAGATTTGACTATTACTGAAAAAAAAATAGAGATAGAAAAATCTCTCAAACTTAAAGAAGATGCTATTAAAGAACAGATTACAGAGGCTCAGCTTGCTCAAAAAGAACTTGAGAGAATTGAGATGTATTATGAATATCCAACAGATAAAATAATAAGCATGTCAGAAGAGATCGCTAAAGGGAAACAAATGATGCAGCACGCTAAAGATCAGTTGATTAAAGCTAATTTAAGGCTTGTTGTAAGTATTGCTAAAAAATATGCAAACAGAGGTCTTCATTTTTTTGATCTTGTTCAAGAAGGCAATATTGGATTGATTAAAGCTGTTGAAAAGTTCGAATATAAGAGGGGTTTTAAGTTTTCAACTTATGCTACTTGGTGGATTAGACAGGCTATAACAAGATCTATTTCTGATCAAGCTCGCACAATTAGAGTTCCTGTGCATATGATTGAACAAATAAATAGGCTTAATAGAGAAACTAGATATTTAATTCAAGTTTTAGGGAAAGATCCCACAGATGAAGAGCTTTCAGACAGACTTGGATGGGAGCTTAAAAAGGTTAAAACTGTAAAAAGTGTTTCAAGAGAGCCTGTTTCTCTTGAAACACCAATTGGAGAAGAAGAAGATTCTGTTCTTAGCGATTTTATTGAGGATAAGGCAATAAAAAATCCTGCAAATCACACATCCTTTGTAGTTTTGCAAGATCAAATAAGAGCAATTCTTGGAACTCTTCCTGAAAGAGAACAAGAAGTTGTAAAAATGAGATTTGGACTTGAAGATGGCTATTCTTTAACTCTTGAAGAGGTTGGACTTCATTTTAATGTTACAAGAGAAAGAATTAGGCAAATTGAATCTAAAGCATTAAGGCGGCTTAAAAATCCCAAAAAAACTCAAAAATTAAAAGATTATCTTGAAGATTTAAATTGAACAGGAGGATTGATGGAAAATAATATTGATACATTAAAAAAACTTGAAGTTATATATAAGTCTAAGTTTGAGCTTGAAGAAAGGCGAAAAAGTATTCCCAAGTATTTGGAGACGAAAAAAAATCAGATTGAAGAATTATCAAAAGTTCTTGTTGATTTGCAACAAAAGTTTAAGGAATATCAAAAAGAAGACTCTGCTTTAAAGTTAGATATTCAAGATATTAATTCAAGAAAGAGCAAGGCAGAAGAGAAAATTGATAGCATTAAAACGCAAAGAGAATATGAAGCTCTTGAAAAAGAACTTCAGGTTATTATTGACGATGAAGTTACAATTAGAAAAAAGATGACACATGTTAATGGGCTTAAAACTAAAATAGAAAAGGAAATATTAGATGTCAACGAGAAGCATAGCAAAGAAGAAGAATGTTTTAGGGCTGAAAGTAGTAGTTTTGAGTTAGAGCTTTTAGAAATTCAAAATAAACTTTTAGAAATAGAAAGAGAAGAGTTAAATTGTTCTTCTAAAATGAATGAAGATTTTTTGTTTAAATTTCAAAGAATAATAAGAAATAAATCAAATGGAGTTGTGCCTTTGATTAATAATGTTTGTAAAGGTTGCCATATGATACTTCCTGTTGAATTTGCAAATAAAGTAAGACGTGAGCCCAACGATATTAAATTTTGTCCTTATTGCAGTAGAATACTTTATTATCAGGATAAAATTAGAATAAGTGATGAAATAATTCCTGGTAGTTTAGCAGACCTTGTTGAATAAAATTTATTAATTTGATAATTTTTATTTAAGCTGACAGTCAGTCATCGCTTAGTTTTATAATAATTAAAGCTTAAGAGGAAAGTCCGAGCTCCAATAAGAACATAATGCTAGGTAATGCCTAGGGGTTTTAAACCTAAGAAAGTGTCGCAGAAAATTACCGCCGTAAAAGGTAAGGGTGAAAAGGTGAGGTAAGAGCTCACCGCTTATTTAGTAATAAATATGGCAAGATAAACCTCATTAGGAGCAAGATCAAGTATGTAAGCACTCTTTGTTCTTGAGGATATGCTTACGGGTAGATCGCATGATTTTTTTAGCGATAAAAAAACAAGAGAGATGATGGCATAGTACAGAACTCGGCTTATGGGTGTCAGCTTAATTTTATTAGCCTAAAAGAGAGTTTTAAATGGAAATAAGATATTTAAGATATATTTTTTACTCATTTATGATTTTCATTTTTATTTTTTTAATTTATTATATTTTATCCTATTTTAAATCTTTTTCTAGTTCTTATTTAAAAGCAGGTCCAACAGAGGTCGATTTACTTTTACTGTGGGATAAAAAAGAATATAAAGAAATAATAGATTATGCTGAGAATGATATTAAAAATCATAGATTTGATTTTAATTTAAATTTGCTTTTGGGATTTTCATATTTTTATTATTCTTTAATAGTAAATGAAGGATATTTAAAAGGAGAATTTCTAGATAAATCCATAGAAAGATTAAGATTTTTAATTTCTATAAATGACGGAGTCTCCATAAGCCCTTTGTATTATATATTAGGAAAGGCATATTCTCATAAAGGAGAGTTTTATAGTGAGCTTGCTGTAAAATTTTTAAAGAAGGCTTTAAGTACTGATAATTTTGATTTCATGAACATTAAAGAAGATATTTTTGAATATTTGGGATATTCGTACCAGCTTTTAAGAGATTACAAGTCTAGTTTAAAGTTTTTTGAAAAAGCTTATAATGAAAATAAATCTGATTTAGTGCTTTGG
Above is a genomic segment from Borreliella mayonii containing:
- the rnc gene encoding ribonuclease III, whose protein sequence is MKKNSSDFCFGSERRAQLSEFLENLSIDFSNFDLLNTALSHSSYSNELDQKSSNNERLEFLGDSVLNLIITDHLYKTYPNKSEGELSKARSYIVSEDSLSNIAREINLGSYVLLGRGEESNDGRNKKGILADAIEAFVGAIYLDSGFSKATEFVVGLFDMSIRLMFNRGDFKDYKSLLQEYVQKKYKISPSYKLDKEIGPDHDKVFCVELYVGENFISNGRGKSKKEAEMRAAEIALKTMENISL
- the dnaG gene encoding DNA primase; amino-acid sequence: MNYLQTAASIKSKFDIVAIVEHYIKLVKSGSTYKGLCPFHAERTPSFFVNPLQGYFYCFGCKKSGDVIGFLMDMEKINYNDALKILCEKSGICYDDLKISRESEKKNENKDIVSRIYFLNSRLINTIKFFLNKNKKALDYVLKSRAISKEVVDLFELGYLPFSVKNGLELYDFLVSKGYSFEILRKSGLFSKTNPKASILSQRLIFPIKDFKGNVVGFGGRDLDGRGSKYINLSETEVFKKKELLYGFYEGFDEIKSAKSVILVEGYIDVLAFFTSGIKRAVSTLGTAFSKEHLALIQRYADEIIFSFDGDDAGLSATLKAYQICLPFNINVSVVRMDFGRDPADVLKSEGVGSLQKILNNRCDAFEYLLDAYFSKYDLNKTVDLNAMINLFLNLINLSKVDTQKKIFLDKLSNKLGIGVTTLLKDYYRIKERFVVDNSKRNLYAHNDDSYERYLIVALLKNFSYFSIVRRNIIDSDLINIDARKIFMCFENLFENNKDFSLMDLKKKLKDTYKVSEFFFEEILNSEFEVDNEMLVHILLAIKRRKLDSRVLLCKKRCDGDSLVDARIQINELMFLNMQRKNLKIYINDIPGS
- the rpoD gene encoding RNA polymerase sigma factor RpoD codes for the protein MSDFEKKYSKLVEGIITHLGDKKSLSFGELSNLLPDDILEPEILDCICSMLEDRGIRLVNKISELDLVGSEDGNDEEEEVEIESDRNFMILDDGFQSDEEDIDIDVKLDDCDEEDISVKDDLGSGYIKSNVLKDSHSEDPIKLYLKEIGKEFLLTGNQEVELAKQMDSGESIIENILKNEGLVIENYYNLVNTIYSRMEREEFFKREKDKDKESSPDYYNKKKRIASFYKIPLKPIQDRLISYVDNKHRVYELGGDIFEKNLKNERLALKELLRDIPLYQDELRIFSDDYIDSANKIKDLQRQQRIILSRLKIEKIRDLRVLGRDLTITEKKIEIEKSLKLKEDAIKEQITEAQLAQKELERIEMYYEYPTDKIISMSEEIAKGKQMMQHAKDQLIKANLRLVVSIAKKYANRGLHFFDLVQEGNIGLIKAVEKFEYKRGFKFSTYATWWIRQAITRSISDQARTIRVPVHMIEQINRLNRETRYLIQVLGKDPTDEELSDRLGWELKKVKTVKSVSREPVSLETPIGEEEDSVLSDFIEDKAIKNPANHTSFVVLQDQIRAILGTLPEREQEVVKMRFGLEDGYSLTLEEVGLHFNVTRERIRQIESKALRRLKNPKKTQKLKDYLEDLN
- the coaD gene encoding pantetheine-phosphate adenylyltransferase, with protein sequence MKVAVFPGSFDPITWGHIDLIKRSLAIFDKVVVLVAKNKSKKYLLSDIERFGLTKDVISSLNFSNVSVDMYSGFIVDYALINSIKFIVRGIRAFNDFDIEFERYLVNNKLNFKIDTIFLPSSAEHLYVRSDFVKELMSKKDVDLSNFVPELVFNRLKSKFIDK
- the mltG gene encoding endolytic transglycosylase MltG; this encodes MLIKIGKAFIFFFFLGSVLSIFIYFLNLSSLANGLAYEFNVEKGWGVKKIAKELKKRKLIKSELLLVFISYIFGSDKQFKEGRYLINGDFSTFEIYKEFLKGSSNVNIDVTIPEGYTSRRIAFKLKEFSVIDDVQDFIFLINKKSFIYELGLDYDSLEGFLFPDTYKFYKGIEIKNVVRMFVDNFLNKLKSIGVVLSDYSSKELYNRVIIASIVEREYRVKSEASIMSSVFYNRIKSGMALQSCATIEYVITEELGRSHPKRIYFSDLEINSPYNTYINKGYPPTPISNAGIISLQAAFFPKNTQYLFFVVKDSKLGTHQFSSDYSSHLLGAKDYIKNFITKD
- a CDS encoding zinc ribbon domain-containing protein, with protein sequence MENNIDTLKKLEVIYKSKFELEERRKSIPKYLETKKNQIEELSKVLVDLQQKFKEYQKEDSALKLDIQDINSRKSKAEEKIDSIKTQREYEALEKELQVIIDDEVTIRKKMTHVNGLKTKIEKEILDVNEKHSKEEECFRAESSSFELELLEIQNKLLEIEREELNCSSKMNEDFLFKFQRIIRNKSNGVVPLINNVCKGCHMILPVEFANKVRREPNDIKFCPYCSRILYYQDKIRISDEIIPGSLADLVE
- a CDS encoding CCA tRNA nucleotidyltransferase, which encodes MNLGKDNQNIIKIGKIFKKNNYEFYLVGGALRDLLLNKQPYDFDFATNATPEEIIKLFPNNIKTGIKHGTIGIIFNKKIFEITTYRIEKEYENNRAPKQVEYTKNLIKDLERRDFTINAIAMNIFNFNIIDCYDGKKDLNKKTIRCIGNPNKRLEEDALRILRAARFSSTLNFDIEKNTLISMKYKKENILMISKERIKNEFHKLLEGANIQKGIYYLKKVDFFKNFFNLEIKTKLIKKIVLLDKDKFYLKAITILTIKKPVKELKEKLTLLKFSNKEIKLILFYRSIIDNNNIFNVKKLSDIRHLLSKSTREHYKEIIDIYKALKGKKKKYLFIIKNIKRKKLLKNPLSLKDLKINGKDIQNLEQIENKNIGKILNILLSCVIENPKLNTKNYLIKKITTLKANIFHSF
- a CDS encoding tetratricopeptide repeat protein gives rise to the protein MEIRYLRYIFYSFMIFIFIFLIYYILSYFKSFSSSYLKAGPTEVDLLLLWDKKEYKEIIDYAENDIKNHRFDFNLNLLLGFSYFYYSLIVNEGYLKGEFLDKSIERLRFLISINDGVSISPLYYILGKAYSHKGEFYSELAVKFLKKALSTDNFDFMNIKEDIFEYLGYSYQLLRDYKSSLKFFEKAYNENKSDLVLWSLAYVNYKLNDINKSIEYIKKIIEEEKRKLSKGEKTDENLIQKVYLLYGDILLDKGDYDNAFNYYNKVLEINSSNSSVYVKIGDIYRKKDKNYPKARKYWREALNLNPYLEAARERLGITLEDF
- the rpmF gene encoding 50S ribosomal protein L32, coding for MAVPKFKPSKSRSRTRRSINMRKKVPQFQECSNCGNLGVRHRICLKCGYYRNNQYLEIGL
- the acpP gene encoding acyl carrier protein, whose product is MDNDEIFSKVRSIISEQLDKKEDEITIDSRFVEDLNADSLDIYELLYLLEEAFDDKIPENEANEFETVGDVVNFIKKRKG